One Spiroplasma sp. NBRC 100390 DNA window includes the following coding sequences:
- the pyrH gene encoding UMP kinase, whose product MALQYKRVLLKLSGEALGNSDDLYDSKRIHDIARQIVKLQREGLQIAIVVGGGNIWRGNRADSINMNPISADYMGMLATVMNALALEAVLKNEGSENVVVTSKIQVPEVASPYLFKKAKAALEKGAIVIMAGGTGQPKFTTDTAATIRTIEIDADVMLMAKNGVDGIYDKDPRENSDAIRFDNISLNELQEKQLKVMDLTASSLAMEDNVKIVVFDINEPDNIYKAAHGSARSTVVTGGRK is encoded by the coding sequence ATGGCATTACAATATAAGCGTGTTTTATTAAAATTGTCTGGCGAAGCATTAGGAAACTCTGATGATTTGTATGATTCAAAGAGAATTCATGATATCGCTAGACAAATTGTTAAATTACAAAGAGAAGGACTTCAAATTGCGATTGTTGTTGGTGGTGGCAATATTTGGCGTGGTAATCGTGCTGATAGTATTAATATGAATCCGATTAGTGCGGATTATATGGGAATGTTAGCAACCGTAATGAATGCACTAGCATTAGAAGCAGTCTTAAAAAATGAAGGAAGTGAAAATGTTGTTGTAACTTCAAAAATTCAAGTTCCAGAAGTAGCATCGCCATATTTATTTAAAAAAGCAAAAGCTGCTTTGGAAAAGGGAGCAATTGTTATTATGGCTGGTGGAACTGGCCAACCAAAATTTACAACTGATACTGCGGCAACAATTCGGACAATTGAAATTGATGCTGATGTTATGTTAATGGCAAAGAACGGTGTTGATGGCATTTATGATAAAGATCCGCGCGAAAATTCTGATGCAATTCGATTTGATAATATTAGTTTAAATGAATTACAAGAAAAACAATTAAAAGTGATGGACTTAACAGCATCAAGTTTAGCAATGGAAGATAATGTTAAAATTGTTGTTTTTGACATTAATGAACCAGATAATATTTATAAGGCAGCACACGGAAGTGCTCGTTCAACAGTTGTTACAGGAGGAAGAAAATAA